Part of the Oerskovia paurometabola genome is shown below.
AGAACTTCAGTGAGATGGTCATGACCGCGACTCTAGGACGGGGCTCACGCGCCCGCTTCTCCGATCCTGCTCGATGCGTGCGGCACCCTCGGGCCGGCGCCGAGCTCAGCGCGCGGCGGTCCCCGCAGCCGCGGCGGCGCTGCGCGCCGGGCGCGTCAGGACCTGGGCCACGCATGGCGGCATGGCCTTGACCGCGGCGTGCTCCCGGCCGCGGTACGCCGAGGGCGTCTCGCCCACCACCTCGGTGAACTTCGAGCTGAACGAGCCGAGCGACGTACACCCGACCGCCATGCACGCGTCCGTGACGCTCGCCCCGCCCCGCAGCAGGGCCATCGCCCGCTCGATCCGTCGCGTCATGAGGTAGCAGTACGGCGTCTCGCCGTACGTCGCCCGGAACCGACGCGAGAAGTGCGCGGGAGACATGAGGGCCTTGCGCGCCATGGTCGG
Proteins encoded:
- a CDS encoding helix-turn-helix transcriptional regulator, with product MTPQEIEELVLLRRARDLMDREYAAPLDVPTMARKALMSPAHFSRRFRATYGETPYCYLMTRRIERAMALLRGGASVTDACMAVGCTSLGSFSSKFTEVVGETPSAYRGREHAAVKAMPPCVAQVLTRPARSAAAAAGTAAR